The window GTGCACGGGGAATACTGGAACGCGCGCAGCACAGCGGGGAGGATCGAGGCCGGAGAGAAGGTGGTGGTCGAGGGGATGGACGGGAAGATTCTGATCGTGCGGAGGGCGGGTTGAAGGCGCGGATCGCCTACCGCGACGGGAGCTCCCTCCTCGGGGTGGACGGGCCGATCGTGGTGATCGACGCCCTGCGGATGAGCGCGACGACGATCGTCGCGTGCTCCCTTGGGCTTGAGGTGATTCCGGTCGCCACAGTGGAAGAGGCGATGGAATGGGGCGCACGCGGAGCGATCACCGCCGGGGAGCGGGACGGGTGGAAGGTCCCGACCCTCGACATCGGGAATTCCCCCACCGCGCTCCGCGCCCTCGACGGCCTCCTCCCCCGCCGCCTCGCCCTCACCACCACGAACGGTGTCCCGGCGCTCCTGTCCGTGATCGGGCATCCACATGAGGTCCTCATCGGCTCGCCCCTCAACCTCTCCGCATTGGCCGCGCAGATCGGGGGAGCGGCTGAGCTCGGGATTCTGATCGCCGGGAGGCGCGGTCCGGAGGCCGA of the Candidatus Bipolaricaulota bacterium genome contains:
- a CDS encoding 2-phosphosulfolactate phosphatase; protein product: MKARIAYRDGSSLLGVDGPIVVIDALRMSATTIVACSLGLEVIPVATVEEAMEWGARGAITAGERDGWKVPTLDIGNSPTALRALDGLLPRRLALTTTNGVPALLSVIGHPHEVLIGSPLNLSALAAQIGGAAELGILIAGRRGPEAEEDEITAALLLERLGVNAPPGLPAPVPAAALPDRFARTRSGRKLSSRGETDDVSLCGRVDLYRIVPRVVQRDPYPIIAGGNR